In Pseudobythopirellula maris, a single window of DNA contains:
- a CDS encoding HD family phosphohydrolase, which produces MAAPTNNPPAPRRTRSQRVATVELPPGPLEAAWMNLQRGAVLVRLALCLLTAIALLAITRGWEPPRDYRLGMAPKRDLTARVEFKQPDRAATREARATARRFAEAVYDHDPMELLQLKSTLLNEVTELAGAESYETVDRNMWALYTPPRAEGTPAPTAEEEAKQFERFKAALGGEEAQNALQAALDEAFAPLVRQGLLDTQPTEANSERIAVRTSGKEGFETIVPVREVLVENARNDLKNALDQKVANLEVAQRLFAWVRPQLPITLKLNREATRESQDRRAEEVEEQYKIYDRGARLAEAGKPLGETAIELLDIEHEAWVTRRGWGSRINRAFATLGLYLAMFTLCGFYVCRFDKRIVAQLPRLLTVLTLVLLTIGAMMLTRSQEWRAEVIPLMLFGMTIAIAYRQETALLMSAALTLVSAVASNHELSVAVLMLAPTAGAIIVLDSVRTRSKLLLVGFVAALVAFLTTVGVGVLDGAPYDLIFKQALMMALWSVIAGSLMTCLLPLVERVFGVQTDLSLIELGDPAHPLLQELIRRAPGSYNHSITVASLAEAAAESIGARGLLVRVGAYFHDIGKMLKPGYFIENQSSGQNQHDTLVPAMSTLVIIAHVKDGADLARQNHLPECIIDFIQQHHGTTLVEYFYRQAAAKKGEGDSEIDESSFRYPGPKPQTKEAAVLMIADAVESASRTLVEPTPARIESLVEDLTRKRLDDGQFEECNLTLEELRKIGDSLVKSLTAVYHGRVKYPDQVTA; this is translated from the coding sequence GTGGCCGCACCAACCAACAACCCGCCCGCCCCCCGACGCACACGCAGCCAGCGTGTCGCGACGGTCGAGCTACCCCCCGGCCCGCTCGAGGCGGCCTGGATGAACCTGCAGCGCGGCGCCGTGCTCGTGAGGCTCGCACTTTGCTTGCTCACGGCGATCGCCCTGCTGGCGATCACCCGCGGCTGGGAACCGCCGCGCGACTACCGCCTCGGCATGGCGCCGAAACGCGACCTGACGGCCCGCGTCGAATTCAAGCAGCCCGATCGGGCGGCGACACGCGAGGCCCGCGCCACGGCGCGTCGTTTCGCCGAGGCCGTATACGACCACGACCCGATGGAGCTGCTGCAGCTCAAGTCGACGCTGCTCAACGAGGTGACCGAGCTGGCCGGCGCCGAGAGCTACGAGACGGTCGACCGCAACATGTGGGCGCTCTACACCCCGCCCCGCGCCGAGGGGACCCCCGCGCCCACGGCGGAGGAAGAGGCCAAACAGTTCGAGCGGTTCAAGGCCGCGCTCGGCGGCGAGGAGGCCCAGAACGCGCTGCAGGCGGCGCTCGACGAGGCCTTCGCCCCGCTCGTGCGTCAGGGCCTGCTCGACACGCAGCCCACCGAGGCGAACTCCGAACGGATCGCCGTCCGCACCTCCGGCAAGGAGGGGTTCGAGACGATCGTCCCCGTGCGCGAGGTGCTCGTCGAGAACGCCCGCAACGACCTGAAGAACGCCCTCGACCAGAAGGTGGCCAACCTCGAGGTCGCCCAGCGACTGTTCGCCTGGGTGCGGCCCCAGTTGCCGATCACCCTCAAGCTCAACCGCGAGGCGACCCGCGAATCGCAAGACCGCCGCGCCGAGGAGGTCGAGGAGCAGTACAAGATCTACGACCGCGGCGCCCGGCTCGCCGAGGCGGGCAAGCCGCTCGGCGAGACCGCGATCGAGTTGCTCGACATCGAGCACGAGGCGTGGGTCACCCGCCGCGGCTGGGGCTCGCGCATCAACCGCGCGTTCGCCACGCTCGGGTTGTACCTGGCGATGTTCACGCTGTGCGGTTTCTATGTCTGCCGGTTCGACAAGCGGATCGTCGCCCAGTTGCCGCGATTGCTCACGGTCCTGACGCTGGTGCTGCTGACGATCGGCGCGATGATGCTCACCCGCAGCCAAGAATGGCGCGCCGAGGTGATCCCGCTGATGCTGTTCGGAATGACAATCGCCATCGCTTACCGGCAAGAGACCGCGCTCTTGATGTCGGCCGCCCTCACGCTCGTGTCGGCCGTCGCCTCGAACCACGAGTTGTCGGTCGCCGTGCTGATGCTGGCCCCCACGGCGGGGGCGATCATCGTGCTCGACTCGGTCCGCACGCGCAGCAAGCTGCTGCTGGTCGGTTTTGTGGCGGCGCTCGTCGCGTTCTTGACGACCGTCGGCGTCGGCGTGCTCGACGGCGCGCCGTACGACCTGATCTTCAAGCAGGCGCTGATGATGGCGCTGTGGTCGGTGATCGCCGGCTCGCTGATGACCTGTCTGCTCCCGCTGGTCGAGCGGGTGTTCGGCGTGCAGACCGACCTGAGCCTGATCGAGCTGGGCGACCCGGCCCACCCGCTCTTGCAGGAGCTCATCCGCCGCGCACCGGGCTCGTACAACCACTCGATCACGGTCGCCTCGCTCGCCGAGGCGGCGGCCGAGTCGATCGGCGCCCGCGGCCTGCTGGTGCGTGTGGGGGCTTACTTTCACGACATCGGCAAGATGCTCAAGCCGGGCTACTTCATCGAGAACCAGTCGAGCGGCCAGAACCAGCACGACACGCTCGTGCCGGCGATGAGCACGCTGGTGATCATCGCCCACGTGAAAGACGGCGCCGACCTCGCCCGGCAGAACCACCTGCCCGAGTGCATCATCGACTTCATCCAGCAGCACCACGGCACGACGCTCGTCGAGTATTTCTACCGCCAAGCGGCCGCGAAGAAGGGCGAGGGGGACAGCGAGATCGACGAGTCGTCCTTCCGCTACCCCGGCCCCAAGCCGCAGACCAAGGAGGCCGCCGTGCTGATGATCGCCGACGCGGTCGAGAGCGCCAGCCGCACCCTGGTCGAGCCGACCCCGGCACGCATCGAGAGCCTCGTCGAAGACCTCACCCGCAAGCGGCTCGACGACGGCCAGTTCGAGGAGTGCAACCTCACACTCGAAGAGCTGCGCAAGATCGGCGACAGCCTGGTCAAGTCGCTCACCGCCGTCTACCACGGCCGCGTGAAGTACCCCGACCAAGTGACCGCCTGA
- a CDS encoding hemolysin family protein: MTDDPLLWIGLGTMALASLMAIGARSAREFSRHDLHELCVRKGRAGRFSEILARHEEVALTLETRVVVLTSVSVAALGCSGYDWLRESGAVGRLLLVLLIGLVIGLASAPLRTWIPWSVSRLGAASFLFHTWWMWRVLDTAASPLRSIAHLIDALLHRAAGKTPTSLNEETLEEEIRTIVNEGHREGLLEEDAREMIEGVMELADADVAEIMTPRTDMHMIHVDMTWDEMLTDITEFGHTRVPAYGESRDDIFGVVYVKDLLPELAKGPGEPRSTIRELARKAVFVPQTKKVNDLLEMFQQMRTHIAIVLDEYGGVSGLVTIEDALEEIVGEIVDEYDEDVEVEILTLGPGVCEAVGRAHVDEINQAMGLELPEGQDYDTIAGFVFSEFGRLPTSGESLVWQGSVRLTVLEARRRRIERVRLERVDENHAEGAPRESA; this comes from the coding sequence GTGACCGACGACCCGCTGCTATGGATCGGGCTGGGGACCATGGCGCTCGCCTCGCTGATGGCGATCGGCGCCCGCTCCGCACGCGAGTTCTCTCGCCACGATCTGCACGAGCTCTGCGTCCGCAAAGGCCGCGCGGGCCGTTTTTCCGAGATCCTCGCCCGCCACGAAGAGGTCGCCCTCACGCTCGAGACCCGGGTCGTGGTGCTCACCTCGGTGAGTGTCGCCGCGCTCGGCTGCTCGGGTTACGACTGGCTCCGCGAGAGCGGCGCGGTCGGCCGTTTGCTGCTGGTGCTGCTGATCGGTCTGGTCATCGGGCTGGCGTCGGCCCCGCTGCGGACCTGGATCCCGTGGTCGGTCTCGCGCCTGGGGGCCGCCTCGTTCTTGTTCCACACCTGGTGGATGTGGCGCGTGCTCGACACGGCCGCCTCGCCCCTCAGGTCGATCGCTCATCTGATCGACGCCCTGCTGCACCGCGCCGCGGGCAAGACGCCGACCTCACTCAACGAGGAGACGCTCGAAGAAGAGATCCGCACGATCGTCAACGAGGGGCACCGCGAGGGGCTCCTCGAGGAGGACGCCCGCGAGATGATCGAGGGCGTCATGGAGCTGGCCGACGCCGACGTCGCCGAGATCATGACGCCGCGGACCGACATGCACATGATCCACGTCGACATGACGTGGGACGAGATGCTCACCGACATCACGGAGTTCGGCCACACCCGCGTGCCGGCCTACGGCGAGTCGCGCGACGACATCTTCGGCGTGGTCTACGTCAAAGACCTGTTGCCCGAACTGGCCAAGGGCCCGGGCGAGCCGCGCAGCACGATCCGCGAGCTGGCCCGCAAGGCGGTCTTCGTGCCGCAGACCAAGAAGGTCAACGACCTGTTGGAGATGTTCCAGCAGATGCGCACCCACATCGCCATCGTGCTCGACGAGTACGGCGGCGTGTCGGGCCTGGTGACGATCGAGGACGCGCTGGAGGAGATCGTCGGCGAGATCGTCGATGAGTACGACGAGGACGTCGAGGTCGAGATCCTCACGCTCGGCCCGGGCGTGTGCGAGGCGGTCGGCCGCGCCCACGTCGACGAGATCAACCAGGCGATGGGCCTCGAGCTGCCCGAGGGGCAAGACTACGACACGATCGCCGGATTCGTCTTCTCCGAGTTCGGCCGCCTGCCCACGAGCGGCGAGTCGCTGGTGTGGCAAGGCAGCGTGCGGCTGACGGTCCTCGAGGCCCGCCGCCGCCGCATCGAACGCGTGCGACTCGAACGCGTCGACGAGAACCACGCCGAGGGCGCGCCGCGCGAGAGCGCTTAG
- a CDS encoding adenylosuccinate synthase, whose product MPGACVIGLQWGDEAKGKIVDLLTPRHDFVVRYQGGANAGHTVVVGKEVYKLSLLPSGVLTPGVTSVIAGGVVINPVKAIEELDELAGRGVEGLDKNLKISGRAHVIFPWHFAEDRALDANTSDGENIGTTQRGIGPCYRDKVARSHAIRFDDLYRDDLAQRIAHIVAEKNVVLAAIDKSGTFEPLDPAAIYEEYRGYAERLKSHLCDTTTMLLDAAEAGKKILFEGAQGALLDVDHGTYPFVTSSNSSGVGICNGSGLPARYVNHTLGVVKAYSTRVGGGPFPTEQDNDQGQQLRDQGNEYGTVTKRPRRCGWLDTVAVRYTARLGGADAIAVMLLDVLSGFDEIKICNAYELDGEQTRNFPSHVDDVRRVKPIYESLPGWSEDLTACKSIDELPANARGYLDRVAELVERPVELVSVGPGRDQSILVGDPPLLYEAIG is encoded by the coding sequence GTGCCTGGCGCCTGTGTGATTGGCCTCCAATGGGGCGACGAAGCGAAGGGCAAGATCGTTGACTTGCTCACTCCCCGCCACGATTTCGTGGTCCGCTACCAAGGGGGCGCCAACGCCGGCCACACGGTCGTTGTTGGCAAAGAGGTCTACAAGCTCTCGCTGCTGCCCAGCGGCGTGCTCACCCCCGGCGTGACGAGCGTCATCGCCGGCGGCGTGGTCATCAACCCCGTCAAGGCGATCGAGGAGCTCGACGAGCTCGCCGGCCGTGGCGTCGAGGGGCTCGACAAGAACCTCAAGATCAGCGGCCGCGCGCACGTGATCTTCCCGTGGCACTTCGCCGAGGACCGGGCGCTCGACGCGAACACCTCCGACGGCGAGAACATCGGCACCACGCAGCGCGGCATCGGCCCGTGCTACCGCGACAAGGTCGCCCGTTCGCACGCCATTCGGTTCGACGACCTGTACCGCGACGACCTCGCCCAACGCATCGCGCACATCGTGGCGGAGAAGAACGTGGTGCTCGCGGCGATCGACAAGTCGGGCACGTTCGAGCCGCTCGACCCGGCGGCGATCTACGAGGAGTACCGCGGCTACGCCGAACGTCTCAAGTCGCACCTGTGCGACACGACGACGATGCTGCTCGACGCGGCCGAGGCGGGCAAGAAGATCTTGTTCGAGGGCGCCCAGGGGGCGCTGCTCGACGTGGACCACGGCACATACCCGTTCGTGACGAGCAGCAACTCGAGCGGCGTGGGCATCTGCAACGGCTCGGGCTTGCCGGCCCGCTACGTGAACCACACGCTCGGCGTGGTGAAGGCCTACAGCACGCGCGTGGGCGGCGGTCCGTTCCCCACCGAGCAAGACAACGACCAGGGCCAGCAGCTCCGCGACCAGGGCAACGAGTACGGCACGGTGACCAAACGGCCGCGGCGTTGCGGCTGGCTCGACACGGTGGCGGTGCGCTACACGGCCCGCCTGGGCGGCGCCGACGCCATCGCGGTGATGCTGCTCGACGTGCTGAGCGGCTTTGACGAGATCAAGATCTGCAACGCCTACGAGCTCGACGGCGAGCAAACCCGCAACTTCCCGAGCCACGTGGACGACGTCCGCCGTGTGAAGCCGATTTACGAGTCGCTGCCGGGCTGGAGCGAAGACCTGACCGCCTGCAAGTCGATCGACGAGCTGCCGGCCAACGCCCGTGGCTATCTCGACCGGGTCGCCGAGCTGGTCGAGCGGCCGGTGGAGCTGGTGTCGGTCGGCCCGGGACGCGATCAGTCGATCCTGGTGGGCGACCCGCCGCTGCTTTATGAGGCGATTGGGTGA
- a CDS encoding phosphatidate cytidylyltransferase: MLSSRIILGVALVGVLYALAWLDLRADRPGVVLLPLALVGSALAAGELVRVFENSAQPGLPAGHKGRAADAAPRRRVVLAATVLVVLVSATPMLWLEYPKETVVGRAGWVGLGLAIAGMVVFVEEMVRYAGPGAASTRLARSVFTVAYAGGLMGFVAQLRLLAGGVWDADGRWGMVALLSLIVVVKMDDTGAYFAGRALGRHKMTPILSPGKTWEGALGGFALSAVGAMIALGPLAHALGCDSTRGFWTWLGGCLLYALLVGAAGMAGDLAVSLLKRDAQLKNSSTWMPGFGGVLDLLDSILFAAPVAYFLWIARIVGP; this comes from the coding sequence TTGCTCAGCTCTCGAATCATCCTTGGCGTTGCTCTGGTTGGCGTGTTGTACGCGCTGGCTTGGCTCGACCTGAGGGCCGACCGGCCCGGGGTGGTGCTGCTGCCGCTCGCGCTCGTTGGCTCGGCCTTGGCGGCGGGCGAGCTGGTGCGGGTGTTTGAGAATTCCGCCCAACCGGGGCTGCCCGCGGGCCACAAGGGCCGGGCGGCCGACGCGGCGCCCCGTCGGCGGGTGGTGCTCGCCGCCACCGTGCTCGTTGTCCTGGTCAGCGCCACGCCGATGCTTTGGCTCGAGTACCCCAAAGAGACCGTTGTCGGCCGGGCGGGGTGGGTCGGCCTTGGGCTGGCGATCGCCGGGATGGTGGTGTTTGTCGAGGAGATGGTCCGCTACGCCGGCCCCGGCGCCGCCTCGACCCGGTTGGCCCGATCGGTGTTTACGGTCGCCTACGCCGGCGGGCTGATGGGATTCGTCGCGCAGCTGAGGCTGCTTGCCGGCGGCGTGTGGGACGCCGACGGGCGTTGGGGCATGGTCGCGTTGCTCTCGCTGATCGTGGTGGTGAAGATGGACGACACCGGCGCGTACTTCGCCGGTCGCGCCCTGGGGCGGCACAAGATGACGCCGATCCTCAGCCCCGGTAAAACCTGGGAGGGCGCCCTGGGGGGCTTCGCCCTGTCGGCCGTGGGCGCGATGATCGCCCTCGGGCCGCTGGCGCACGCGTTGGGCTGCGACTCTACGCGGGGGTTCTGGACCTGGCTGGGGGGCTGCCTGCTGTACGCCTTGCTGGTCGGCGCCGCCGGCATGGCGGGCGACTTGGCGGTCTCGTTGCTTAAGCGCGACGCCCAGCTGAAGAACTCCAGCACCTGGATGCCCGGTTTCGGCGGCGTGCTCGACCTGCTGGACTCGATCTTGTTCGCCGCTCCCGTGGCGTACTTCCTGTGGATCGCACGCATTGTCGGTCCTTAA
- a CDS encoding DUF1559 domain-containing protein, giving the protein MTSRSNRRPQSRDATGFTLVELLVVIAIIGILVALLLPAVQSAREAARRLQCKNNLKNVGLSCLNYESTNSAFPTGGEVYGAYIEDYEVDGNILGHGKIGLGWGYQILPFLEEGAVHDVTTGDQMRDLVIPLYICPSRRGVTRNPQTGVVLTDYASTHPCTRTDSTEDSDQFDVTTVDQNTGWTAIHPYFITGTDALKGYSRTRPTADGGSHTVAEPDNSVKPDGVYDGVIVRSNFAILTKSRFGLRTERVNAPDPVRFAQITDGTSKTALIAEKYIRSDWYRGEDSSSDDNGWTDGWDPDVARCTCIPALPDGQLYGDLTGEFGVQPPFWVFNLGSAHTGGFNAVFADGSVHTINYEIDLHVLNALGTRNGTAAGPNGIESPETTDQSGIN; this is encoded by the coding sequence ATGACCAGCCGCTCAAACCGCAGGCCTCAATCGCGAGACGCGACAGGCTTCACCCTTGTTGAACTGCTGGTGGTGATCGCGATCATCGGCATCTTGGTCGCCTTGCTGCTGCCTGCGGTGCAGTCGGCGCGTGAGGCGGCTCGTCGACTGCAGTGCAAGAACAATCTCAAGAACGTTGGCCTCTCGTGCCTCAATTACGAGAGCACCAACAGCGCGTTCCCCACCGGCGGCGAGGTTTACGGCGCCTACATCGAGGACTACGAGGTCGACGGCAACATCTTGGGCCACGGAAAGATCGGCCTAGGGTGGGGCTACCAAATTCTGCCGTTCTTGGAGGAGGGAGCGGTTCACGACGTCACGACCGGTGACCAGATGCGCGACCTGGTCATACCGCTCTACATTTGTCCCTCGCGACGCGGCGTGACACGCAACCCGCAAACCGGCGTCGTCCTGACGGATTACGCCAGCACCCACCCCTGCACAAGGACCGACTCGACAGAAGACAGTGATCAGTTCGACGTGACGACTGTGGATCAGAATACGGGGTGGACCGCGATCCACCCGTACTTCATCACGGGAACCGACGCCCTGAAGGGTTACTCGCGAACGCGTCCGACGGCCGATGGCGGCAGCCACACCGTGGCGGAGCCTGATAACTCGGTGAAACCCGACGGCGTTTACGACGGTGTCATCGTGCGGTCCAACTTCGCCATTCTGACCAAGAGTCGCTTCGGGTTGCGAACCGAACGAGTCAACGCTCCCGATCCCGTCCGCTTTGCGCAGATCACCGACGGCACGTCGAAGACCGCCCTGATCGCCGAGAAGTACATCCGCTCCGACTGGTACCGTGGCGAGGACTCGTCGTCGGACGACAACGGCTGGACCGATGGCTGGGACCCCGACGTGGCGCGATGCACCTGCATCCCGGCGCTGCCCGACGGGCAGCTCTACGGCGATCTAACGGGTGAGTTCGGAGTGCAGCCCCCGTTCTGGGTGTTCAACCTCGGGTCGGCCCACACCGGTGGGTTCAACGCGGTGTTTGCCGATGGCTCGGTGCACACGATCAACTACGAGATCGATCTGCACGTGCTCAACGCCTTAGGAACCCGCAACGGCACGGCGGCCGGCCCCAACGGGATCGAATCGCCCGAGACGACCGACCAGTCGGGCATCAATTAG
- a CDS encoding PhoH family protein, whose product MIEATIPVGGPEQIILMFGAADQHLRRIRESLPAKIATRDGRIFLSGDEQAVLQATAVFERLKQAIASEGALKPEQVTAILEEVVGGKAPPAPKMAVKRPGVTIRPRTDGQAAYVEAIRSHELIFSSGPAGTGKTFLAVAAAVEAMADNQIRKIVLVRPAVEAGESLGFLPGDLQAKINPYLRPLLDALGDMMDYEQLKRYTADDVIEVAPLAYMRGRTLNNAFVIMDEAQNSTVAQMKMFLTRLGAGSKMLVTGDTTQVDLPKHTRSGLTDAISRLRGIDGVACVTLGKEDIVRHRLVNDIVKAYDQGQQG is encoded by the coding sequence ATGATCGAAGCGACCATCCCGGTTGGCGGTCCGGAACAGATCATCCTGATGTTCGGCGCAGCCGATCAGCACCTCCGCCGGATCCGCGAGTCCTTGCCGGCGAAGATCGCCACGCGTGACGGGCGGATCTTCTTGTCGGGAGACGAGCAGGCGGTGCTGCAAGCCACGGCCGTGTTCGAGCGTCTGAAGCAGGCGATCGCGTCGGAGGGCGCGCTCAAGCCCGAGCAAGTCACGGCCATCCTCGAAGAGGTGGTCGGCGGCAAGGCGCCCCCCGCTCCCAAGATGGCGGTCAAACGCCCCGGCGTGACCATCCGCCCCCGGACCGACGGCCAGGCGGCCTACGTCGAAGCGATCCGCTCGCACGAGCTGATCTTCAGCTCCGGCCCCGCCGGCACGGGCAAGACGTTTCTCGCCGTGGCGGCTGCGGTCGAGGCGATGGCCGACAATCAGATCCGCAAGATCGTGCTCGTGCGGCCCGCCGTCGAGGCGGGCGAGAGCCTCGGCTTCTTGCCGGGCGACTTGCAGGCGAAGATCAATCCCTATCTCCGCCCGCTGCTCGACGCGTTGGGCGACATGATGGATTACGAGCAGCTCAAACGCTACACGGCCGACGACGTGATCGAGGTGGCACCGCTCGCCTACATGCGCGGCCGGACGCTCAACAACGCCTTTGTCATCATGGACGAGGCGCAGAACTCGACCGTCGCTCAGATGAAGATGTTCCTCACCCGCTTGGGCGCCGGCTCGAAGATGCTGGTCACCGGCGACACGACCCAGGTCGACCTGCCCAAGCACACCCGCAGCGGCCTGACCGACGCGATCAGCCGCCTGCGAGGAATCGATGGCGTGGCGTGCGTGACGCTGGGCAAAGAAGACATCGTCCGTCACCGCCTGGTCAACGACATCGTCAAGGCGTACGACCAGGGCCAACAGGGATAA
- a CDS encoding isoprenyl transferase yields the protein MPSSAATDDLAKRLAALPSERWPRHIAIIMDGNGRWAQRQGMPRVEGHNRGGGVVRAITRECARLGHIEQLTLYCLSSENWKRPAEELAFLMQLLKSYLVDERPIMMEDNVRVGMIGRREGIPDDALEELDRTVALSAENTGLRLNLAINYGGRGEIADAVRSIAGEVAAGGLQPDQIDEGMIARNLYTAGAADPDLLIRTAGEMRISNFLLWQISYAEIWVTDRCWPDFDEGALHEAIIDYASRERRFGGLSSVSS from the coding sequence ATGCCGTCCTCCGCCGCCACGGACGACCTCGCCAAGCGGCTCGCCGCGCTGCCGAGTGAGCGCTGGCCGCGGCACATCGCCATCATCATGGATGGCAACGGGCGTTGGGCTCAGCGGCAGGGGATGCCGCGGGTCGAGGGGCACAACCGGGGCGGCGGCGTCGTGCGGGCGATCACGCGCGAGTGCGCCCGGCTGGGACACATCGAGCAGCTCACACTCTATTGCCTGTCGAGCGAGAACTGGAAGCGGCCCGCCGAGGAGCTCGCCTTCCTCATGCAGTTGCTCAAGTCCTACTTGGTCGATGAGCGACCGATCATGATGGAGGACAACGTGCGGGTTGGCATGATCGGCCGCCGTGAGGGGATCCCCGACGACGCCCTTGAGGAGCTTGACCGCACGGTCGCATTGAGCGCCGAAAACACCGGCCTGCGGCTCAACCTGGCGATCAACTACGGCGGTCGCGGCGAGATCGCCGACGCCGTGCGGTCGATCGCGGGCGAGGTCGCCGCGGGCGGCTTGCAGCCCGACCAGATCGATGAGGGCATGATCGCTCGCAACCTCTACACCGCGGGGGCAGCCGATCCCGACTTGCTGATCCGCACGGCCGGCGAGATGCGCATCAGCAACTTCTTGTTGTGGCAGATCAGCTACGCCGAGATCTGGGTCACCGACCGCTGCTGGCCCGACTTCGACGAAGGCGCCCTGCACGAGGCGATTATCGACTACGCCTCGCGCGAACGCCGCTTCGGCGGGCTGAGCTCCGTTAGCTCTTAG
- the ybeY gene encoding rRNA maturation RNase YbeY, which produces MDITVTNQQQTLRIDEPRLADAARSVLVDAGYGEGELSIAVVTDPEIHELNRRSLDHDYPTDVLSFCLDEAPGRLEGEVVVSADTAVTNAAEYGMAPEDELLLYVVHGALHLAGLGDKSDDQTREMRAAETRYMQRFGVRLPSAPAEPSAAGAATPSRGEGPPL; this is translated from the coding sequence ATGGATATCACGGTAACGAACCAGCAGCAGACGTTGCGGATCGACGAGCCCCGGCTCGCCGACGCCGCGCGGTCCGTGCTCGTCGACGCCGGCTACGGCGAGGGCGAGCTCAGCATCGCCGTGGTGACCGACCCGGAGATCCACGAGCTCAACCGCCGCTCGCTCGACCACGACTACCCGACCGACGTGCTCAGCTTCTGCCTCGACGAGGCGCCGGGCCGGCTGGAGGGCGAGGTCGTTGTCAGCGCCGACACCGCCGTCACCAACGCCGCCGAGTACGGCATGGCGCCCGAGGACGAGCTGCTGCTGTACGTCGTTCACGGCGCGCTGCACCTCGCGGGCCTGGGCGACAAGTCGGACGATCAAACGCGTGAGATGCGGGCCGCCGAGACGCGCTACATGCAGCGGTTCGGCGTCCGTTTGCCGTCAGCCCCCGCCGAGCCATCGGCGGCCGGCGCCGCGACGCCCAGCCGAGGAGAGGGGCCCCCCCTGTGA